The Micromonospora sp. NBC_01740 genome includes a window with the following:
- a CDS encoding NADH-quinone oxidoreductase subunit 5 family protein: protein MSTTTLLGALLPAVPLVAGLLGLLLPPAPRDAGTAGGPARRAAIALGVAGAAGALALAVALLVTLDRPAEASTTWVDLGGLTVSLGVRLDSAAALVAVAVAAVALAVQVYSVGYLRRGPHDDVDTDHRYPPYAAQISLFTAAMLLVVVAGDLILLLVGWEVMGICSYLLIAHDRRLPEAPAAAMKAFLVTRVGDVGFLLGIALLGVSAGSFRIADVLAHDHATGTLTAACLLLLAGVAGKSAQFPLHTWLPDAMAGPTPISALIHAATMVAAGVYAVTRLYPLFEVTPTALAVLGVMASVTLLLGAFAATAQDDLKRVLAWSTVSQIGYMTGALAVGSTPAALFHLLTHAAFKALLFLAAGAVIHAVGTTLMSRMGGLRRSMPVTFWCTVIGLGALAGVPPLSGFWSKDGVLTVAQDAALHGTGPAPAWVGWLVWLAGLVGVAVTAWYATRLLLRTFFGETRMPLAHPHDPPAVMRWPVLLLAVPAALLGLAGFDWAFARRLLLTPTASAPEHLLIHVGPELLLPLALLVVGAGLAWLRWRRDPAADPATALGPLRPVFAAAFRLDDVQRALVVRPAKALARATRTADEVVVDGAVEGSGRAALGLGGGLASLHRAALPRAAAGVLAGALLIGLAAVVIGVAA, encoded by the coding sequence GTGAGCACGACCACCCTGCTCGGCGCGCTGCTGCCGGCCGTACCGCTGGTGGCGGGACTGCTCGGCCTGCTGCTGCCGCCGGCGCCGCGCGACGCGGGGACGGCCGGGGGCCCGGCCCGGCGGGCGGCGATCGCGCTCGGCGTGGCCGGGGCGGCCGGTGCGCTGGCGCTCGCCGTCGCCCTGCTGGTCACCCTCGACCGGCCCGCCGAGGCGTCCACCACCTGGGTGGACCTGGGCGGGTTGACCGTGAGCCTCGGGGTGCGGCTGGACTCCGCCGCCGCGCTGGTCGCCGTCGCGGTCGCCGCGGTGGCCCTGGCCGTGCAGGTCTACTCGGTCGGCTACCTGCGCCGGGGCCCGCACGACGACGTCGACACCGACCACCGCTACCCGCCGTACGCGGCGCAGATCAGCCTCTTCACCGCCGCCATGCTGCTGGTGGTGGTCGCCGGGGACCTGATCCTGCTGCTGGTCGGCTGGGAGGTGATGGGCATCTGCTCCTACCTGCTCATCGCCCACGACCGCCGGCTGCCCGAGGCGCCGGCCGCCGCCATGAAGGCGTTCCTGGTGACCCGGGTCGGCGACGTCGGCTTCCTGCTCGGCATCGCGCTGCTCGGCGTCTCGGCCGGCAGCTTCCGGATCGCCGACGTGCTCGCCCACGACCACGCCACCGGTACGCTGACCGCCGCCTGCCTGCTGCTGCTCGCCGGGGTGGCCGGCAAGAGCGCCCAGTTCCCGCTGCACACCTGGCTGCCGGACGCGATGGCCGGTCCGACGCCGATCTCGGCGCTGATCCACGCCGCAACCATGGTCGCCGCCGGCGTGTACGCCGTCACCCGGCTCTACCCGCTGTTCGAGGTGACGCCGACCGCGCTGGCCGTGCTCGGCGTCATGGCCTCGGTCACCCTGCTGCTCGGCGCGTTCGCCGCCACCGCCCAGGACGACCTCAAGCGCGTGCTGGCCTGGTCGACGGTCTCGCAGATCGGCTACATGACGGGCGCGCTGGCGGTCGGCTCCACTCCGGCCGCCCTGTTCCATCTGCTCACCCACGCCGCGTTCAAGGCGCTGCTGTTCCTCGCCGCCGGCGCGGTGATCCACGCCGTCGGCACCACGCTGATGTCCCGCATGGGCGGGCTGCGCCGCAGCATGCCGGTCACCTTCTGGTGCACGGTGATCGGGCTCGGGGCGCTGGCCGGGGTGCCGCCGCTGTCGGGCTTCTGGAGCAAGGACGGCGTGCTCACCGTCGCCCAGGACGCCGCCCTGCACGGCACCGGTCCGGCCCCGGCCTGGGTCGGCTGGCTGGTCTGGCTGGCCGGGCTGGTCGGCGTCGCGGTCACCGCCTGGTACGCCACCCGACTGCTGCTGCGCACCTTCTTCGGCGAGACGCGGATGCCGCTGGCGCACCCGCACGACCCGCCCGCGGTGATGCGCTGGCCGGTGCTGCTGCTCGCCGTGCCGGCCGCCCTGCTCGGCCTCGCCGGCTTCGACTGGGCATTCGCCCGCCGGCTGCTGCTCACGCCCACCGCCAGCGCGCCGGAGCATCTGCTGATCCACGTCGGCCCGGAGTTGCTGCTGCCGCTGGCGCTGCTGGTCGTCGGGGCGGGGCTGGCCTGGCTGCGCTGGCGGCGGGACCCGGCCGCCGACCCGGCGACCGCGCTGGGTCCGCTGCGGCCGGTCTTCGCCGCCGCGTTCCGGCTCGACGACGTCCAGCGTGCCCTGGTCGTACGCCCGGCGAAGGCGCTGGCCCGCGCCACGCGTACCGCCGACGAGGTGGTGGTGGACGGCGCGGTCGAGGGCAGCGGCCGGGCCGCGCTCGGCCTCGGCGGCGGCCTGGCGTCGCTGCACCGCGCGGCGCTGCCGCGCGCGGCGGCCGGCGTGCTCGCCGGGGCGCTGCTGATCGGCCTGGCGGCCGTCGTGATCGGAGTGGCCGCATGA
- the nuoK gene encoding NADH-quinone oxidoreductase subunit NuoK, translated as MRPVIPYVTAALLFGLGVYGVLRRRNAVLVLMAVELMLNAVNLILVTADTTVRTQLPHGGQVFALFVIVLAAAEIGVGLAIVLQLYRLRATVAVDEVPLTEPLPGAPLAGPVTVGATAGADPGAAAGTDARPGSAERPEGER; from the coding sequence GTGAGACCCGTCATCCCGTACGTCACCGCCGCGCTGCTGTTCGGCCTCGGCGTCTACGGCGTGCTGCGCCGGCGCAACGCGGTGCTGGTGCTGATGGCCGTCGAGCTGATGCTGAACGCGGTCAACCTGATCCTGGTCACCGCCGACACCACCGTGCGCACGCAACTGCCGCACGGCGGGCAGGTCTTCGCGCTCTTCGTGATCGTGCTGGCCGCCGCCGAGATCGGGGTGGGCCTGGCGATCGTGCTCCAGCTCTACCGGCTGCGGGCCACCGTCGCCGTCGACGAGGTGCCGCTGACCGAGCCTCTGCCCGGCGCGCCTCTGGCCGGGCCGGTCACGGTCGGCGCCACTGCCGGGGCCGACCCGGGCGCCGCTGCCGGGACGGATGCCCGGCCCGGGTCCGCCGAGCGCCCGGAGGGGGAGCGGTGA
- a CDS encoding NADH-quinone oxidoreductase subunit J family protein has translation MTGADVLLLALGALAVGSGVLVVATRHLVRAGLYLVLCLGALAGMYLVLTAELVAWVQVLIYVGAVVVLLLFAVMLTRAPIGASDDLDRPGWAAALIGGGTGLGLAALLVDAYRWTAVELPDAGTAERLGDQIFRSWVLPFEVLSVLLLSALVGAIVISRPDIGRPRAGDPPADRPAADRSRADRSGTAVAGAEPHDDGGRSR, from the coding sequence ATGACCGGTGCGGACGTGCTGCTGCTCGCCCTCGGCGCGCTGGCGGTCGGTTCGGGGGTGCTGGTGGTGGCGACCCGGCACCTGGTGCGCGCCGGCCTCTACCTGGTGCTCTGCCTCGGTGCGCTGGCCGGCATGTACCTGGTGCTCACCGCCGAGCTGGTGGCCTGGGTGCAGGTGCTGATCTACGTCGGCGCGGTGGTCGTGCTGCTGCTCTTCGCGGTGATGCTCACCCGCGCCCCGATCGGCGCCTCCGACGACCTGGACCGGCCGGGCTGGGCGGCGGCGCTGATCGGCGGCGGCACCGGGCTCGGGCTGGCCGCCCTGCTGGTCGACGCGTACCGCTGGACGGCCGTGGAGCTGCCCGACGCGGGCACCGCGGAACGCCTGGGCGACCAGATCTTCCGTAGCTGGGTGCTGCCCTTCGAGGTGCTCTCGGTGCTGCTGCTGTCCGCCCTGGTCGGCGCCATCGTGATCTCCCGACCCGACATCGGCCGGCCGAGGGCCGGGGACCCACCCGCCGACCGGCCCGCCGCGGACAGGTCCCGCGCCGACCGGTCGGGCACGGCCGTCGCAGGCGCGGAGCCGCACGACGACGGCGGGCGGTCGCGGTGA
- a CDS encoding NuoI/complex I 23 kDa subunit family protein, with product MVGMTDRSERSEPGGAGGDRGLPGAGLVKGLAVTLKTMTRRSTTQQYPDVAPELPPRSRGVIALLEENCTVCMLCARECPDWCIYIDSHKEEVAVPGAARPRQRNVLDKFDIDFSLCMYCGICVEVCPFDALYWSPEFEYSEYDIKDLLHDKDHLGQWMATVPPPPAHDPNGEPAKEETAAARKAAVPAAPAARPAAPAVRPEPEAGA from the coding sequence ATGGTCGGCATGACCGACCGCAGCGAGCGCAGCGAGCCGGGCGGCGCCGGCGGAGACCGTGGCCTGCCCGGCGCGGGCCTGGTGAAGGGGCTCGCGGTCACGTTGAAGACGATGACCCGCCGCTCGACCACCCAGCAGTACCCGGACGTCGCCCCCGAGCTGCCGCCCCGCTCGCGCGGGGTGATCGCGCTGCTGGAGGAGAACTGCACGGTCTGCATGCTGTGCGCCCGGGAGTGTCCGGACTGGTGCATCTACATCGACTCGCACAAGGAGGAGGTGGCGGTGCCCGGCGCCGCCCGCCCCCGCCAGCGCAACGTGCTCGACAAGTTCGACATCGACTTCTCGCTCTGCATGTACTGCGGCATCTGCGTGGAGGTCTGCCCCTTCGACGCCCTCTACTGGTCGCCGGAGTTCGAATACTCCGAGTACGACATCAAGGACCTGCTGCACGACAAGGACCACCTCGGGCAGTGGATGGCCACCGTGCCGCCGCCGCCCGCGCACGACCCGAACGGTGAGCCGGCGAAGGAGGAGACCGCCGCCGCGCGCAAGGCCGCGGTCCCCGCCGCGCCCGCCGCCCGTCCCGCCGCCCCGGCCGTACGCCCCGAGCCCGAGGCCGGCGCATGA
- a CDS encoding Uma2 family endonuclease — MTAALHDEFPPPGEWTAGDLDRLPDDGRRHELLDGNLIMSLSPTRLHQSIALMLGAALQETCPPDLDVTQGVEVRLSRTRAFIPDVLVTELDSASRNASHYRPHEVMLVVEIVSEGSRSIDRVLKPALYAEADIPYFWRIETEAGIVVHAHKLDPAKRVYVEQARMTDGILVPEPWEIDIPLARITPRSR, encoded by the coding sequence ATGACCGCCGCGCTGCACGACGAGTTTCCGCCGCCGGGCGAGTGGACGGCCGGCGACCTCGACCGCCTGCCCGACGACGGCCGCCGCCACGAACTCCTGGACGGAAACCTCATCATGTCGCTCTCCCCCACGCGACTCCACCAGTCGATCGCACTGATGCTCGGTGCGGCTCTTCAGGAGACCTGCCCGCCCGACCTCGACGTCACGCAGGGCGTCGAGGTGCGGCTCTCCCGCACCCGGGCGTTCATCCCCGACGTGCTGGTCACGGAGCTGGACTCGGCCTCGCGCAACGCGTCGCACTACCGGCCCCACGAGGTGATGCTGGTGGTCGAGATCGTCTCCGAGGGGTCGCGGAGCATCGACCGGGTGCTCAAGCCCGCGCTCTACGCCGAGGCCGACATCCCCTACTTCTGGCGAATCGAGACCGAGGCCGGGATCGTGGTGCACGCCCACAAGCTCGACCCGGCGAAGCGCGTCTACGTCGAGCAGGCCCGGATGACCGACGGGATCCTCGTCCCGGAGCCGTGGGAGATCGACATCCCGCTCGCCAGGATCACGCCCCGGTCCCGCTGA
- a CDS encoding ester cyclase yields MTDVEAAARRFIADVWNGAREESAYELVSPECPGLGGEGPEATLAWHRERRAAFPDLRYKLVDVVAAGDRVAVHWRAAGTQAGPFGPVPPTGQVVSYSGASFLRFDDAGRIIDVWSCNELFQLLQQLGVEMLPPAAGGISGTGA; encoded by the coding sequence ATGACCGATGTGGAGGCGGCGGCCCGACGCTTCATCGCCGACGTGTGGAACGGCGCGCGGGAGGAGTCGGCGTACGAACTGGTGTCGCCGGAGTGCCCGGGGCTGGGCGGCGAGGGGCCGGAGGCGACGCTGGCGTGGCACCGGGAGCGCCGGGCGGCCTTCCCCGACCTGCGCTACAAGCTCGTGGACGTGGTGGCCGCCGGGGACCGGGTGGCGGTGCACTGGCGGGCGGCGGGCACCCAGGCCGGGCCGTTCGGGCCGGTGCCGCCGACCGGGCAGGTGGTCAGCTACTCGGGGGCGAGCTTCCTGCGCTTCGACGACGCGGGCCGGATCATCGACGTGTGGAGCTGCAACGAGCTGTTCCAGCTCCTCCAGCAGCTCGGCGTCGAGATGCTGCCGCCGGCGGCGGGTGGGATCAGCGGGACCGGGGCGTGA
- a CDS encoding glutathione S-transferase family protein, with amino-acid sequence MGGTTEGGAATNADEVLMRAGGRYVEPGGEFTRDQRYIATRITADARDGWPVEPGRYRLAVSRACPWANRLIIVRRLLGLEDAISLAVAGPTHDKRSWTFDLDPGGRDPVLGIERLAEAYFARFPGYERGITVPAIVDVPTGQVVTNDFGPMSLDLSTEWTAYHREGAPDLYPERLRDEIDEVSTLLFRDVNNGVYRCGFAGDQAAYEKAYHRLFDRLDWLGERLAGQRYLVGDTITEADVRLFTTLVRFDPVYHGHFKCNRSKLTEMPVLWAYARDLFQTPGFGDTVDFDHIKRHYYEVHRDINPTGVVPLGPDLANWLTPHGREALGGRPFGDGTPPPPPPPAERVDPAHTPLP; translated from the coding sequence ATGGGCGGGACGACCGAGGGCGGCGCGGCGACCAACGCGGACGAGGTGCTGATGCGGGCCGGCGGCCGGTACGTCGAGCCGGGCGGCGAGTTCACCCGGGACCAGCGCTACATCGCCACCCGGATCACCGCCGACGCCCGCGACGGCTGGCCCGTGGAGCCCGGCCGGTACCGGCTGGCGGTCAGTCGCGCCTGCCCCTGGGCGAACCGGTTGATCATCGTCCGGCGGCTGCTCGGGTTGGAGGACGCGATCTCGCTGGCGGTGGCCGGCCCGACCCACGACAAGCGGAGCTGGACGTTCGACCTCGATCCGGGCGGGCGCGACCCGGTGCTCGGCATCGAGCGGCTGGCCGAGGCGTACTTCGCCCGGTTCCCCGGCTACGAGCGGGGCATCACCGTGCCGGCGATCGTGGACGTGCCCACCGGGCAGGTGGTCACCAACGACTTCGGGCCGATGAGCCTCGACCTGTCCACCGAGTGGACGGCGTACCACCGCGAGGGGGCGCCCGACCTCTACCCGGAGCGGCTGCGCGACGAGATCGACGAGGTGAGCACGCTGCTCTTCCGGGACGTCAACAACGGCGTCTACCGGTGCGGCTTCGCCGGCGACCAAGCGGCGTACGAGAAGGCGTACCACCGGCTGTTCGACCGGCTGGACTGGCTGGGCGAGCGGCTGGCCGGGCAGCGCTACCTGGTGGGGGACACCATCACCGAGGCGGACGTGCGGCTGTTCACCACGCTGGTCCGCTTCGACCCGGTCTACCACGGGCACTTCAAGTGCAACCGGAGCAAGCTGACCGAGATGCCGGTGCTCTGGGCGTACGCCCGGGACCTGTTCCAGACGCCGGGCTTCGGCGACACGGTCGACTTCGACCACATCAAGCGGCACTACTACGAGGTACACCGCGACATCAACCCGACCGGGGTGGTGCCGCTCGGCCCCGACCTGGCGAACTGGCTGACCCCGCACGGCCGCGAGGCCCTCGGCGGCCGTCCCTTCGGCGACGGCACCCCGCCCCCGCCGCCCCCGCCCGCCGAGCGCGTCGACCCCGCCCACACCCCGCTGCCCTGA
- a CDS encoding complex I subunit 1/NuoH family protein codes for MPLWLELVIRVGGVLVAFLTLPLLVGQAEHKVMAHMQGRLGPMYAGGFHGWAQLVADGVKFVQKEDVTPREADRAVFRLAPAVALVPYLLVLLVIPLGPDDLVGQPLDIGLFFVLAVVGVGVVAVLMSAWASANKYSLLGGLRGAAQLLGYELPLVLAAASVAMAAGTLSLSGIVEAWQPWWLLWQAPAMVVFFLAGLAEIRRPPFDMPVADSELVFGYMTEYTGLRFAFFLLAEYVGIVVIAALTTVLFLGGWQGPFADAQLGWLWTLLKVFAVSFLIIWIRVSYPRLREDQLQRLCWLVLVPVSLGQLVLTAAVRVAL; via the coding sequence ATGCCACTGTGGTTGGAGCTGGTCATCCGGGTGGGGGGCGTGCTCGTCGCCTTCCTCACCCTGCCGTTGCTGGTCGGGCAGGCCGAGCACAAGGTGATGGCGCACATGCAGGGCCGGCTCGGCCCGATGTACGCGGGCGGCTTCCACGGCTGGGCCCAGCTGGTCGCCGACGGCGTGAAGTTCGTGCAGAAGGAGGACGTCACGCCCCGGGAGGCGGACCGGGCGGTCTTCCGGCTCGCCCCGGCGGTCGCCCTCGTGCCCTACCTGCTGGTCCTGCTGGTGATCCCGCTCGGCCCGGACGACCTGGTCGGGCAGCCGCTGGACATCGGCCTGTTCTTCGTGCTGGCCGTGGTGGGCGTGGGCGTCGTGGCGGTGCTGATGTCGGCGTGGGCGTCGGCAAACAAGTACAGCCTCCTCGGCGGCCTGCGCGGCGCGGCCCAGCTGCTCGGCTACGAGCTGCCGCTGGTGCTGGCCGCCGCGTCGGTGGCCATGGCGGCCGGCACGCTCAGCCTCTCCGGCATCGTCGAGGCGTGGCAGCCGTGGTGGCTGCTCTGGCAGGCCCCCGCCATGGTCGTCTTCTTCCTCGCCGGGCTCGCCGAGATCCGCCGCCCGCCGTTCGACATGCCGGTCGCCGACTCGGAGCTGGTCTTCGGCTACATGACGGAGTACACGGGCCTGCGGTTCGCGTTCTTCCTGCTCGCCGAGTACGTCGGCATCGTGGTGATCGCCGCCCTCACCACCGTGCTCTTCCTCGGGGGTTGGCAGGGCCCGTTCGCCGACGCGCAGCTCGGCTGGCTGTGGACCCTGCTGAAGGTCTTCGCCGTCTCGTTCCTGATCATCTGGATCCGGGTGTCCTACCCCCGCCTGCGTGAGGACCAGCTCCAGCGCCTCTGCTGGCTCGTCCTGGTCCCCGTCTCCCTGGGCCAACTGGTCCTCACCGCCGCCGTCCGCGTCGCGCTGTGA
- a CDS encoding glucose 1-dehydrogenase, with product MRAVTVNPGVADSLRLVDDHPEPPPEEGAILVEALAVGICGTDHEIIAGDYGEAPPGADRLVLGHESLGRVLEDPSGTLQPGDLVAGVVRHPDPVPCPNCAVGEWDMCRNGRFTEHGIKALPGFARDRWRLQPRFAVGLDRALASVGMLLEPTSVVAKAWEHIERIGARAEWQPQTVLVTGAGPIGLLAALLATQRGLAVHVLDRNTTGPKPDLVRALGATYHTVPVSELDFEPDVVLECTGAPVVVLDVMYKAAPTGIVCLTGVSSGGRTIDLDAGALNRALVLENNVVFGSVNANRRHWDLAAAALARADRSWLDALITRRVPVEAYTGAYTSEPDDIKVVLEFGS from the coding sequence GTGCGCGCTGTGACTGTCAACCCGGGTGTCGCCGACTCGCTGCGGCTGGTCGACGATCATCCGGAGCCGCCGCCCGAGGAGGGCGCGATCCTGGTCGAGGCACTGGCGGTGGGGATCTGCGGCACCGACCACGAGATCATCGCCGGCGACTACGGCGAGGCGCCGCCCGGCGCGGACCGGCTTGTGCTGGGGCACGAGTCGCTGGGCCGGGTGCTGGAGGACCCGTCGGGAACGCTGCAACCCGGCGACCTGGTGGCGGGCGTCGTCCGGCACCCCGACCCGGTGCCCTGCCCGAACTGCGCGGTCGGCGAGTGGGACATGTGCCGCAACGGTCGGTTCACCGAGCACGGCATCAAGGCCCTGCCCGGCTTCGCCCGGGACCGCTGGCGGCTGCAACCCCGGTTCGCCGTGGGGCTGGATCGGGCCCTCGCCTCGGTCGGCATGCTGCTGGAGCCGACCAGCGTGGTGGCGAAGGCGTGGGAGCACATCGAGCGCATCGGTGCCCGCGCCGAGTGGCAGCCGCAGACCGTACTGGTCACCGGGGCCGGGCCGATCGGCCTGCTGGCCGCGCTGCTCGCCACGCAGCGCGGGCTCGCCGTGCACGTGCTGGACCGCAACACCACCGGGCCGAAGCCGGATCTGGTCCGGGCGCTCGGGGCGACCTACCACACCGTGCCCGTCAGCGAGCTGGACTTCGAGCCGGACGTGGTGCTGGAGTGCACCGGGGCGCCGGTCGTCGTCCTCGACGTGATGTACAAGGCCGCGCCGACCGGCATCGTCTGCCTGACCGGCGTCTCCAGCGGCGGGCGGACCATCGACCTCGACGCTGGGGCGCTCAACCGCGCGCTCGTGCTGGAGAACAACGTGGTGTTCGGCTCGGTGAACGCCAACCGCCGGCACTGGGACCTCGCCGCCGCGGCGCTGGCCCGCGCCGACCGGTCGTGGCTCGACGCGCTGATCACCCGCCGGGTGCCGGTGGAGGCGTACACCGGGGCGTACACCTCCGAGCCGGACGACATCAAGGTGGTGCTGGAGTTCGGTTCCTGA
- a CDS encoding DUF2252 domain-containing protein encodes MNHSADQRSAHIVDVLTEEFGASMALDPAAFRRKFRKMAASPFAFYRGSASLFYADQVGDFADDRFLDDRTSRVWIHGDLHAENFGTYMNASGQLVFNVNDFDEAYVGPFSWDLKRLAASVALIGYAKALSDRAISDLVTGFARSYLTELRAIAEGGDDAIGSITLDNADGVLRRVLQQARLNTRVDLLATQTTIDNYERRFSLGDGVFEIDAETRERVCAAFEDYLGTLPASSAQLRPVATQIKDVVLRKGVGIGSAGLPSYNLLLEGHTQALENDVVIYMKQAQVPAVARHIADEAVAGYFQHQGHRTAESQRALQAHADPWLGFTELDGAGQLVAEVSPYAADLDWADVNEPEDLAGVLTDLGRAVARMHSVADDESSHDLVDYSTEEAIVAAVDADEAGFVTHLVDFAHAYGVRARQDHQLFVDLFRNGRLPGL; translated from the coding sequence ATGAACCACTCCGCCGACCAGCGTTCCGCCCACATCGTCGACGTGCTCACCGAGGAGTTCGGCGCGTCGATGGCTCTCGACCCGGCAGCCTTCCGGCGCAAGTTCCGCAAGATGGCCGCGTCCCCGTTCGCCTTCTACCGGGGCAGCGCCTCGCTCTTCTACGCCGACCAGGTCGGCGACTTCGCCGACGACCGGTTCCTCGACGACCGGACCAGCCGGGTGTGGATCCACGGCGACCTGCACGCGGAGAACTTCGGCACGTACATGAACGCGTCCGGGCAGCTCGTGTTCAACGTCAACGACTTCGACGAGGCGTACGTGGGGCCGTTCAGCTGGGACCTGAAGCGGCTGGCGGCCAGCGTGGCGCTGATCGGCTACGCCAAGGCGCTCTCCGATCGGGCGATCAGCGACCTGGTCACCGGCTTCGCGCGGTCGTACCTGACCGAGCTGCGCGCCATCGCCGAGGGGGGCGACGACGCGATCGGCTCGATCACCCTGGACAACGCCGACGGGGTGCTCCGCCGGGTGCTCCAGCAGGCGCGGCTCAACACCCGGGTCGACCTGCTCGCCACGCAGACCACCATCGACAACTACGAGCGCCGGTTCTCGCTGGGCGACGGCGTCTTCGAGATCGACGCCGAGACCCGGGAGCGGGTCTGCGCCGCGTTCGAGGACTACCTCGGCACGCTGCCCGCCTCCTCCGCCCAGCTCCGTCCCGTGGCCACCCAGATCAAGGACGTGGTGCTGCGCAAGGGGGTGGGTATCGGCTCGGCCGGGCTGCCGTCGTACAACCTGCTGCTGGAGGGGCACACCCAGGCGCTGGAGAACGACGTCGTCATCTACATGAAGCAGGCCCAGGTGCCGGCGGTGGCCCGGCACATCGCCGACGAGGCGGTCGCGGGCTACTTCCAGCACCAGGGGCACCGCACCGCCGAGTCGCAGCGGGCACTTCAGGCGCACGCCGACCCGTGGCTGGGCTTCACCGAGCTGGACGGGGCCGGGCAGCTCGTCGCCGAGGTGTCCCCGTACGCGGCCGACCTCGACTGGGCGGACGTGAACGAGCCGGAGGACCTGGCCGGCGTGCTGACCGACCTGGGCCGGGCGGTCGCCCGGATGCACTCGGTGGCCGACGACGAATCCAGTCACGACCTGGTCGACTACTCCACGGAGGAGGCGATCGTGGCGGCGGTGGACGCCGACGAGGCGGGCTTCGTGACGCACCTGGTCGACTTCGCCCACGCGTACGGCGTCCGCGCCCGGCAGGACCACCAGCTCTTCGTCGACCTGTTCCGCAACGGCCGGCTGCCAGGCCTCTGA
- a CDS encoding NADH-quinone oxidoreductase subunit B yields MQVPGVLGEPIRFVLNWGRRYSLWVFNFGLACCAIEFIATSMGRHDFMRLGVIPFAHGPRQADLMVVSGTVTDKMAPAIKRLYDQMPEPKYVISFGACSNCGGPYWDSYSVTKGVDQLIPVDVYVPGCPPRPEALLHGILRLQEKIAAEQSGIGGVPRPDALAPPVDAPPADAGSTGVLPRSAESLTAPPVRPPTP; encoded by the coding sequence GTGCAGGTACCGGGAGTGCTCGGTGAGCCGATCCGGTTCGTGCTGAACTGGGGCCGCCGCTACTCGCTCTGGGTCTTCAACTTCGGCCTGGCCTGCTGCGCGATCGAGTTCATCGCCACCAGCATGGGCCGGCACGACTTCATGCGCCTCGGCGTGATCCCGTTCGCGCACGGGCCCCGGCAGGCCGACCTCATGGTCGTCTCCGGGACGGTCACCGACAAGATGGCCCCCGCGATCAAGCGGCTCTACGACCAGATGCCCGAGCCGAAGTACGTCATCTCGTTCGGCGCGTGCTCCAACTGCGGCGGCCCCTACTGGGATTCGTACTCGGTGACCAAGGGCGTCGACCAGCTCATCCCCGTCGACGTCTACGTGCCCGGCTGCCCGCCCCGGCCCGAGGCGCTGCTGCACGGCATCCTGCGCCTCCAGGAGAAGATCGCCGCCGAACAGTCCGGGATCGGCGGCGTGCCCCGGCCGGACGCGCTCGCCCCGCCGGTCGACGCCCCGCCCGCCGACGCCGGCTCGACCGGGGTGCTCCCACGCTCGGCGGAGTCGCTGACCGCCCCGCCGGTCCGCCCGCCCACCCCCTGA
- a CDS encoding SigE family RNA polymerase sigma factor has protein sequence MTVTMGARANEPPPTVDARAGEGAATITFDDFYHAHFRSVTAQLCAYTGDLGQAQDLAQEAFCRALARWDRLARYDDPVAWIRRVAWNLARSRWRRLRTARGHLLRQRRVETQVPGPTPDRVDIDRALAALPEKHRRAVVLHYLADMSVAQIAVQEGVAEGTVKSWLHRGRAVLATLLDENPEGVGHA, from the coding sequence GTGACAGTGACGATGGGGGCCCGCGCCAACGAACCACCTCCGACGGTCGACGCGCGGGCCGGCGAGGGCGCGGCGACGATCACCTTCGACGACTTCTACCACGCGCACTTCCGCAGCGTGACCGCGCAGCTCTGCGCGTACACCGGAGACCTGGGCCAGGCCCAGGACCTGGCGCAGGAGGCGTTCTGCCGGGCGCTCGCCCGGTGGGACCGGCTGGCCCGCTACGACGACCCGGTGGCCTGGATCCGGCGGGTGGCCTGGAACCTCGCCCGCAGCCGGTGGCGTCGGCTGCGTACCGCCCGCGGCCACCTGCTGCGGCAGCGGCGGGTGGAGACGCAGGTGCCGGGCCCGACGCCGGACCGGGTGGACATCGACAGGGCGCTCGCGGCGCTGCCCGAGAAACACCGGCGGGCCGTGGTCCTGCACTACCTCGCCGACATGTCCGTCGCCCAGATCGCCGTCCAGGAGGGGGTGGCCGAGGGGACGGTCAAGTCGTGGCTGCACCGGGGCCGAGCCGTCCTGGCCACCCTGCTCGACGAGAACCCGGAGGGAGTCGGTCATGCCTGA